From Salvia splendens isolate huo1 chromosome 3, SspV2, whole genome shotgun sequence, a single genomic window includes:
- the LOC121794203 gene encoding putative hydrolase C777.06c, with protein sequence MVVPLSFGIVRPLHAPWLRLTRSINPCSVSRKGQFSVSVNGSSRLNLSHIVRASLHSSSAPDSDGPQVSPLVEQSEIIFIGTGTSEGIPRVSCLTNPVKTCPVCSKATEPGSKNRRLNTSLLVRYLNPSGKWNILIDAGKFFYHSALRWFPTYGIRTIDAVIITHSHADAIGGMDDLRDWTNNVQPSIPIYAAERDFEVMKKTHYYLVDKSGVTPGAAVSTLQFNIIQEEPFTVCDLEFTPLPVWHGRGYRSLGFRFGNICYISDVSDIPEETYPLLSNCELLIMDALRPDRSSSTHFGLPRALDEVRKIRPKRTLFTGMMHLMDHDKINEDLIKFKETEGLDIELSYDGLRVPVTL encoded by the exons ATGGTTGTACCTCTCTCCTTTGGGATTGTACGTCCACTCCATGCTCCATGGCTCCGTTTAACCCGCTCCATTAACCCGTGTTCCGTCTCTAGGAAGGGGCAATTTTCCGTTTCGGTAAACGGGTCATCTCGGTTGAACTTGAGCCATATCGTCCGAGCTTCGCTTCATTCCA GTTCTGCACCTGATTCTGATGGACCGCAGGTTTCACCTTTGGTTGAACAATCTGAAATCATTTTTATTGGAACCGGGACTAGTGAAGGGATTCCACGTGTGAGCTGCCTAACTAATCCTGTCAAGACATGCCCA GTTTGCTCGAAGGCTACAGAGCCGGGTAGCAAGAATAGGAGACTTAACACAAGCCTCCTTGTTCGCTATCTTAACCCATCTGGAAAATGGAACATCCTTATTGATGCTGGAAA GTTTTTCTATCACAGTGCTCTGAGGTGGTTTCCAACTTATGG GATAAGAACAATTGATGCGGTTATTATTACTCATTCTCATGCTGATGCAATCGGAG GGATGGATGATCTCCGTGATTGGACGAACAATGTTCAGCCGTCTATACCAATATACGCAGCAGAGCGTGATTTTGAG gTAATGAAGAAAACTCATTATTATTTGGTAGATAAAAGTGGCGTTACACCTGGCGCTGCAGTTTCGACCTTGCAATTTAACATAATTCAAGAAGAACCATTTACAGTATGTGATCTCGAG TTTACACCTTTACCAGTTTGGCATGGTCGTGGCTATCGTTCTTTGGGTTTTCGATTTGGCAATATCTGTTACATTAG TGACGTCAGTGATATACCAGAGGAGACTTATCCTCTTCTCAGTAACTGCGAACTCCTTATTATG GACGCACTAAGACCAGATCGATCTTCTTCAACTCATTTCGGGCTTCCAAGA GCGCTGGACGAAGTTAGGAAAATCCGACCAAAAAGAACACTGTTCACTG GTATGATGCACCTGATGGATCACGACAAAATAAACGAGGATCTCATAAAGTTCAAAGAGACGGAAGGCCTCGACATTGAATTGAGCTACGATGGGCTTCGTGTTCCAGTAACTCTATAG
- the LOC121794202 gene encoding protein indeterminate-domain 7-like, with protein sequence MKISAIQEENISNLTTASNDASSTGGEMYPPPYFPAPTAAPPPPAKKKRSQPGHPDPGSEVISLSPRALMATNRFVCEICSKGFQRDQNLQLHRRGHNLPWKLKQRSSKDVRKKVYVCPETSCVHHDPSRALGDLTGIKKHFCRKHGEKKWKCDKCSKKYAVQSDWKAHSKTCGTREYRCDCGTLFSRRDSFITHRAFCDALAEESAKTITTPTPTTPTIPPQNAANSFSHHINLQQIQSQFSNAQQQLPFPIKKENQPFTLRPPWLPPPPNIDLTTPSSIFQDFQENTQNPNPNTTPTTTSMGPTTSLHHAFHHHHPPPHISATALLQRAAEMGSKSSTTPTPTRPHHPHVPAGESPASGFGLKLASRDHFINGLPPFGNKAAASSPFMLHHDMMMFNTSTFQHHNQESTFEDDDLSFAGMLNNTNNNTSPSSHSKRVDESLDFDATLNQFSASNGGNHDDRMTRDFLGLRPLSQSDILSFAGLSNCINTTSCGEHQSQSQRSWQG encoded by the exons atgaaaaTCTCAGCTATCCAAGAAGAGAACATCTCCAACCTCACCACCGCCTCCAACGACGCTTCCTCCACCGGCGGCGAAATGTACCCTCCGCCGTATTTCCCGGCGCCAACCGCCGCCCCTCCTCCGCCCGCCAAGAAAAAGAGAAGCCAGCCAGGCCATCCAg ACCCTGGTTCAGAagtgatctctctctctccaagagCGCTCATGGCGACGAACAGATTCGTGTGTGAAATCTGCAGCAAAGGGTTTCAGAGGGACCAGAACCTGCAGCTGCACAGGAGAGGCCACAATCTGCCATGGAAGCTGAAGCAGAGAAGCAGCAAGGATGTGAGGAAGAAGGTCTATGTCTGCCCCGAGACAAGCTGCGTCCACCACGACCCATCGAGGGCGTTGGGAGATCTCACAGGAATCAAGAAACACTTTTGCAGAAAACATGGGGAGAAGAAATGGAAATGTGACAAGTGCTCAAAGAAGTATGCAGTTCAATCCGATTGGAAAGCTCACTCCAAAACATGTGGCACTAGGGAATACAGATGTGACTGTGGCACCCTTTTTTCAAG GAGAGACAGCTTCATCACACACAGAGCCTTCTGTGATGCTCTAGCAGAAGAAAGTGCAAAGACCATCACCACCCCCACCCCTACCACCCCAACTATCCCACCCCAAAATGCTGCAAATTCATTTTCCCACCACATCAATCTGCAGCAGATTCAGTCCCAATTCAGCAATGCACAACAACAACTCCCATTCCCAATCAAGAAAGAGAACCAACCCTTCACCCTCAGGCCACCATGGCTCCCCCCACCCCCCAATATCGACCTCACCACCCCCTCCTCAATCTTCCAAGATTTCCAAGAAAACacccaaaaccctaaccctaacaccacccccaccaccaccagcatGGGCCCCACCACCAGCCTCCACCACGccttccaccaccaccacccaccTCCTCACATCTCAGCCACTGCATTGCTGCAGAGAGCAGCAGAGATGGGCTCCAAAAGCAGCACCACCCCTACCCCAACCAGGCCCCACCACCCTCACGTGCCTGCTGGTGAATCCCCAGCATCTGGCTTCGGCCTAAAGCTGGCCTCACGTGACCACTTCATCAATGGCTTGCCTCCATTCGGCAATAAAGCTGCTGCTTCTTCCCCTTTCATGCTCCATCACGATATGATGATGTTCAACACCTCCACATTCCAACACCATAATCAAGAATCAACCTTTGAAGACGATGACTTGTCCTTTGCTGGGATGTTAAATAACACCAACAACAACACCTCCCCCTCCTCCCATTCCAAGAGGGTCGACGAAAGTTTGGATTTTGATGCCACCCTCAATCAATTCAGCGCCTCCAACGGGGGAAATCACGATGATCGGATGACGAGGGATTTTCTAGGGTTGAGGCCCTTGTCTCAAAGCGACATTCTAAGCTTCGCAGGCTTGAGTAATTGCATCAATACCACTTCTTGTGGTGAGCATCAGAGCCAATCTCAAAGATCTTGGCAAGGTTAG